A section of the Oryza sativa Japonica Group chromosome 1, ASM3414082v1 genome encodes:
- the LOC9268634 gene encoding mitochondrial import inner membrane translocase subunit PAM16 like 2, translating into MAARLLANLLVIGGTVLGRAAVQAYRQAIVNANKTGAAQEAINGIRRASKAMTEQEARQILGISEKSTWEEIVQKYDTMFERNAKNGSFYLQSKVHRAKECLEAVYQKPDVPS; encoded by the exons GCTGCTAGGCTTCTCGCGAATCTCCTCGTCATCGGCGGCACCGTGCTGGGCAGGGCCGCGGTCCAGGCGTATCGCCAAGCCATCGTCA ATGCAAACAAAACTGGAGCTGCCCAGGAAGCTATAAATGGTATTCGAAGGGCCAGCAAGGCCATGACTGAGCAAGAAGCCCGGCAAATACTAGGTATCAGCGAAAAGTCGACTTGGGAAGAGATCGTCCAG AAATACGATACTATGTTTGAGAGGAATGCTAAGAATGGGAGCTTCTATCTCCAGTCGAAAGTTCATCGGGCTAAAGAATGTCTAGAAGCTGTATATCAAAAGCCCGACGTACCTAGCTGA